One genomic window of Silene latifolia mitochondrion, complete genome includes the following:
- the matR gene encoding maturase produces MKEAIRMVLESIYDPEFPDTSHFRSGRGCHSALRRIKEEWGTSRWFLEFDIRKCFHTIDRHRLISIFKEEIDDPKFFYSIQKVFSAGRLVGGEKGKDSVPHSVLLSALLGNIYLHKLDQEIGRIRQKYEIPIVQRIRLVLLKTSRIDVKTSRIDDQENSGEEESFNAPQDNRAIIVDRVKSIQRKAAFHSLVSSWHNPPASTPRLRGDQTSPFVLPPSSALAAFLNKPSSLLFAALLIEAPGLTPKAEFYGRECFHNNWAMRDLFKYCKRKGLLIELGEAGILVLRSDKGLARKLAPLKTHYLIRICYARYADDLLFGIVGAVELLIEIQKRIAHFLQSGLNLWVGSAGSTTIAARSTVEFLGTVIREVPPKTTPIQFLRELEKRLRVKYRIHITACHLRSAIHSKFRNLGKSIPIKQLTKGMSKTRSLLDAVQLAETLGTARVRSPQVSILWETVKHIRQGSREISLLHSSGQSKVPPDVQQVVSRSGMSARKLSEKETLAGRKAAGEGGGHWARSISSEFPIQIEAPIKKILRRLRDRGLISRRRPWPIHVACLTNVSDGDIVNWFAGIAISLLSYYRCCDNLYQVRTIVDYQIRWSAIFTLAHKHKSSARNIILKYSKDLNIVNKEGGKTLAEFPNSRELGKLGPGQDPNNKEHSTTSLV; encoded by the coding sequence ATGAAAGAGGCGATCAGAATGGTACCCGAATCCATTTACGATCCCGAGTTTCCAGACACATCGCACTTCCGCTCGGGTCGAGGCTGCCACTCGGCCCTAAGACGGATCAAAGAAGAGTGGGGAACCTCTCGCTGGTTTTTGGAATTCGACATCAGGAAGTGTTTTCACACCATCGACCGACATCGACTCATACCAATCTTTAAGGAAGAGATCGACGATCCCAAGTTCTTTTACTCCATTCAGAAAGTCTTTTCCGCCGGACGACTCGTAGGAGGTGAGAAGGGAAAAGACTCCGTCCCACACAGTGTACTACTATCGGCCCTACCGGGCAACATCTACTTACACAAGCTCGATCAGGAGATAGGAAGGATCCGACAGAAGTACGAAATTCCTATTGTTCAGAGAATCAGATCGGTTCTATTAAAGACAAGTCGTATTGATGTAAAGACAAGTCGTATTGATGACCAAGAAAACTCTGGAGAAGAAGAAAGCTTCAACGCTCCCCAAGACAACAGAGCCATCATTGTGGATAGGGTAAAAAGCATCCAACGCAAAGCGGCCTTTCATTCCCTTGTTTCGTCGTGGCACAACCCCCCCGCAAGCACCCCCCGGCTCAGGGGGGACCAGACCTCTCCTTTCGTTTTGCCCCCTTCGTCGGCCCTTGCCGCCTTCCTTAACAAGCCCTCGAGCCTCCTTTTCGCTGCCTTACTCATAGAAGCCCCCGGGTTGACCCCGAAGGCCGAATTCTATGGTAGAGAATGCTTTCATAATAATTGGGCCATGAGAGACCTTTTTAAGTATTGCAAAAGAAAGGGCCTGCTGATAGAGCTGGGCGAGGCAGGGATACTCGTTCTCAGGTCAGATAAAGGCCTGGCCCGTAAGCTGGCCCCCTTAAAAACCCATTACTTAATAAGGATTTGTTACGCGCGATATGCCGACGACTTACTATTTGGAATCGTGGGTGCCGTAGAGCTTCTCATAGAAATACAAAAACGTATCGCCCACTTCCTACAATCCGGCCTGAACCTTTGGGTAGGCTCTGCGGGATCAACAACAATAGCTGCACGGAGTACGGTAGAATTCCTCGGTACGGTCATTCGGGAAGTCCCTCCGAAGACGACTCCCATACAATTCTTGCGAGAGCTGGAGAAGCGTCTACGGGTAAAGTACCGTATCCATATAACTGCTTGCCACTTACGCTCTGCCATTCATTCCAAGTTTAGGAACCTAGGTAAGAGTATACCGATCAAACAGCTGACGAAGGGGATGAGCAAAACAAGGAGTCTACTGGACGCGGTTCAACTAGCGGAAACTCTTGGAACAGCTAGAGTAAGAAGCCCCCAAGTGAGCATATTATGGGAGACCGTCAAGCACATCCGGCAAGGATCAAGGGAGATCTCGTTGTTGCATAGCTCAGGTCAGAGCAAGGTGCCACCGGACGTTCAACAGGTAGTCTCGCGATCGGGCATGAGTGCCCGGAAGTTGTCGGAAAAAGAGACTCTCGCGGGTCGGAAGGCGGCGGGGGAAGGAGGGGGACACTGGGCGAGATCTATCAGCAGCGAATTCCCCATACAGATAGAAGCGCCTATCAAAAAGATACTCCGAAGGCTTCGAGATCGAGGTCTCATTAGCCGAAGAAGACCCTGGCCAATCCACGTGGCCTGCTTGACGAACGTCAGCGACGGAGACATCGTAAATTGGTTCGCGGGCATCGCGATAAGTCCTCTGTCCTACTACAGGTGCCGCGACAACCTTTACCAAGTCCGAACGATTGTCGACTACCAGATCCGCTGGTCTGCAATCTTCACCCTAGCCCACAAGCACAAATCCTCAGCGCGGAATATAATCCCAAAGTACTCCAAAGACTTAAATATAGTAAATAAAGAAGGTGGCAAGACCCTTGCAGAGTTCCCCAACAGCAGAGAGCTTGGAAAGCTCGGACCCGGGCAAGATCCGAACAACAAAGAGCACTCAACTACTAGTCTAGTCTAG